One stretch of Pedobacter riviphilus DNA includes these proteins:
- a CDS encoding FUSC family protein, with amino-acid sequence MGKNSIGSTITYFFLGEYFSDALRTTITVVLPIILFFYLGNPEAAKGIGVGALLISLTDLPDNRLNKLKTALWSIIVFFATTLVVSSVLDHVYLTAVVVIIAAFSFSMFAVYGQKLSLIGTMALIVCTFVMGLHPVRPLYFSSYILLGGVWYYVISLIQILLRPYRSLHHAIFECLMSSAMFLNAKAKNYDVDVPLDLQQKEAIKLHIKVNQKHELIRNLLLTDKYAMNPDNPKGQLLLERARLLIDLYEQLNAVHYDYALVRKTLATGPSLKLIASLIELLAKELEQLGRHVRSAKAYKGEVATNIEYYQKRVMLLQEMEHLNETQRRIVLKVVSNMNDIVRIIEMIRGNERTPEKRLQELSGSISYPLFITGDRFSIREHLTLKSPIFRFSLRLAICFLFGFLLIWQLEPSKYSYWLFLTLVIVARPKFSITWKRNLQRLKGSLGGVVIGLIMIYFVKSPAVLLSFSVIFLLGFYAFNRLNYTVSVLFITPAVILTLGSYQGHFDHIVHDRIIFTVLGCVIAIFATYLFPIWDSRQLKEKISKATKDSLHYLQVAIERKENLGENVSRMARKNANLSLSALSEAIESASQEPMRKHIDFNGLYGVQSTIYQINAIITSIYLSVNHKPEQADPLLVKQIVSNLSNEDVLENDDVPDVEVVDVNHDDHSTKQKLAHIAVLSLDFSRFSAGFRG; translated from the coding sequence ATGGGCAAAAACAGCATCGGCTCTACCATTACCTATTTCTTTTTAGGCGAGTACTTTTCTGATGCCCTGCGCACCACCATTACCGTGGTATTGCCCATTATTTTATTCTTTTACCTGGGCAATCCTGAAGCTGCAAAAGGAATAGGGGTTGGCGCTTTATTGATTAGCCTAACCGACTTACCCGATAACCGGCTGAATAAATTGAAAACGGCACTGTGGAGTATTATCGTCTTTTTCGCTACCACACTGGTGGTTTCGTCGGTTTTAGATCATGTTTATCTCACCGCGGTTGTGGTAATCATCGCTGCTTTCAGCTTTTCGATGTTTGCTGTATACGGGCAGAAACTATCGCTAATCGGCACCATGGCGTTAATTGTATGTACCTTCGTAATGGGGCTTCACCCGGTGCGGCCGCTTTATTTTAGCAGTTATATCTTGCTTGGTGGGGTTTGGTATTATGTAATCAGTTTAATCCAGATTTTGCTGCGGCCTTATCGCTCGTTGCACCATGCCATTTTTGAGTGTTTGATGAGCAGCGCAATGTTCTTGAATGCCAAAGCGAAGAATTATGATGTGGATGTTCCGCTCGATCTGCAACAAAAGGAAGCCATAAAACTGCACATTAAGGTAAACCAGAAACACGAGCTGATCCGCAACCTGTTGCTTACCGATAAATATGCCATGAATCCTGATAACCCCAAAGGCCAGTTGTTATTGGAGCGGGCAAGGTTACTCATCGATTTATATGAGCAGTTGAATGCGGTACATTATGATTATGCTTTAGTTCGAAAAACTTTGGCTACAGGCCCGAGTTTAAAACTAATTGCCTCCTTAATTGAGTTGCTGGCCAAAGAGCTGGAGCAACTGGGCAGGCACGTTCGCTCGGCAAAGGCTTATAAAGGAGAGGTGGCTACCAATATCGAATATTACCAGAAACGCGTAATGCTGTTGCAGGAAATGGAGCATTTAAACGAAACCCAACGGAGAATTGTGCTGAAGGTGGTTTCGAACATGAACGATATTGTGCGTATTATCGAAATGATAAGGGGCAACGAGCGTACGCCAGAGAAACGCTTACAAGAACTGAGCGGATCGATTTCGTATCCTTTATTTATTACCGGCGATCGCTTTTCGATCAGGGAGCACCTCACCTTAAAATCACCCATCTTCAGGTTTTCGCTGCGGTTGGCTATTTGTTTCCTGTTTGGTTTCCTGCTCATCTGGCAGCTGGAACCCAGCAAATACAGCTACTGGCTTTTTCTTACCCTGGTAATTGTGGCGCGGCCGAAGTTTTCGATTACCTGGAAACGAAACTTACAGCGTTTAAAAGGAAGTTTAGGTGGCGTTGTAATCGGATTGATTATGATCTATTTTGTAAAGAGTCCGGCTGTGCTGCTTTCTTTTTCAGTGATTTTTCTGTTGGGTTTTTATGCCTTTAACCGTTTAAATTATACGGTAAGTGTATTGTTTATCACCCCTGCAGTTATTTTAACGTTAGGCAGTTACCAGGGCCATTTCGATCATATTGTACACGACAGGATTATATTTACGGTGCTGGGCTGTGTGATTGCCATTTTTGCCACTTATCTTTTCCCCATTTGGGATAGCCGCCAGTTGAAAGAGAAAATAAGCAAAGCCACAAAAGATAGTTTGCACTATTTGCAGGTGGCGATAGAAAGAAAGGAAAACCTGGGCGAAAATGTTTCGCGCATGGCCAGAAAAAATGCCAACCTGAGTTTATCTGCACTAAGCGAAGCCATTGAGTCGGCCAGCCAGGAGCCGATGCGGAAACACATCGATTTTAATGGTTTGTATGGGGTACAGTCTACCATTTACCAGATTAATGCAATTATTACTTCTATATACCTTTCTGTTAACCATAAACCGGAGCAGGCCGATCCATTGTTGGTTAAGCAGATTGTAAGTAACCTGAGTAATGAAGATGTGCTAGAAAATGATGATGTGCCTGATGTTGAGGTGGTGGATGTAAACCATGATGACCATTCTACCAAACAGAAACTGGCGCACATTGCGGTTTTATCGTTGGATTTTAGCAGGTTTAGTGCTGGTTTCAGGGGGTGA